Proteins encoded by one window of Salvia splendens isolate huo1 chromosome 5, SspV2, whole genome shotgun sequence:
- the LOC121804915 gene encoding homeobox protein ATH1-like isoform X2 has protein sequence MQTDETVGGFGLPPTYIVGDAMNKLSGQLTSRVATASDALCPNNILSANRAMSFSSFPQISPFHGADRFLEAIPLPNLSIGTFPYTSIDNHQEKVAIRGCPQNMRYSAVMNGLDAVGPSLDPIPHGYGGLPFAPELTGMVVGRTSLPPPAQPARSCNSREWPVMEQVGFGSHSQDSSQYSNKLSLSLVTSKPSILQGHSTPQEQCLEICCSNGVTSYSLPEHTSSSSKNQSSGSKPLQLPPFLSGSRFLEALQEILAAIACYALENIEDVGINVSYSSISSSNEIEVDQAFVFQMQETSLEAKRKHLLSLLQMVDDQYSQCLDEIHTVTSAFHAVTELEPNLHARFALPTISFMYKSLRERISNHILAIGAHLKEGVTRENKSFEACFIQKQWALQQLSKRDHQLWRPQRGLPETSVSVLRTWMFQNFLHPYPKDSEKHLLALKSGLTRNQVSNWFINARVRLWKPMIEEMCAEMNRRKGREEDEEMEGNHRNQMRFETRRFTRD, from the exons ATGCAAACAGATGAAACTGTTGGCGGATTCGGGCTGCCTCCGACTTACATAGTCGGAGATGCCATGAACAAGCTTTCTGGCCAGCTAACGAGTCGTGTTGCCACAGCAAGCGATGCTCTCTGTCCCAATAATATCCTATCAGCAAACCGAGCCATGAGTTTCTCCTCGTTCCCCCAAATCAGCCCGTTCCATGGGGCTGATCGGTTTTTAGAGGCCATTCCTCTCCCTAATCTATCCATTGGCACCTTCCCTTATACCTCCATTGACAATCATCAGGAAAAGGTTGCAATTCGGGGATGTCCTCAAAACATGAGATATAGTGCTGTGATGAACGGCCTAGATGCCGTCGGTCCCTCCCTCGATCCAATACCCCATGGCTACGGAGGCCTACCTTTCGCTCCTGAGCTCACTGGGATGGTAGTTGGAAGAACTAGCCTCCCACCACCGGCCCAACCAGCTCGTAGCTGCAACTCAAGGGAATGGCCGGTGATGGAGCAAGTAGGGTTCGGTTCCCACAGCCAAGACTCGTCTCAGTATAGCAACAAGCTATCTCTGAGTCTCGTGACATCAAAGCCTTCCATTCTACAGGGGCACTCAACACCACAGGAGCAGTGCTTGGAGATATGCTGCTCCAATGGTGTGACTAGCTACTCGTTGCCCGAGCATACTTCTTCCAGCAGCAAGAACCAATCATCAGGCTCCAAACCTCTCCAACTTCCACCATTTCTGTCAGGATCAAGGTTTCTCGAGGCCCTGCAAGAAATACTCGCTGCAATAGCTTGCTATGCACTAGAGAACATCGAAGATGTTGGAATAAACGTCTCGTATTCTTCAATAAGCTCCTCCAACGAGATTGAAGTGGATCAAGCGTTTGTGTTTCAAATGCAAGAAACAAGCCTAGAAGCAAAGAGAAAGCATCTCCTATCTCTACTGCAAATG GTTGATGACCAATACAGCCAATGCCTCGATGAAATCCACACGGTCACCTCTGCATTTCATGCTGTGACGGAGCTAGAACCTAATCTGCACGCTCGTTTTGCTCTTCCCACAATCTCGTTCATGTACAAGAGCCTCCGGGAGAGGATCAGCAACCACATTCTTGCAATCGGAGCTCATCTCAAGGAGGGAGTAACGCGAGAAAACAAGTCATTCGAGGCATGCTTCATCCAGAAGCAATGGGCTCTGCAGCAGCTTAGCAAGAGAGATCATCAACTGTGGAGGCCTCAACGAGGCCTCCCGGAAACATCTGTCTCCGTTTTGAGGACATGGATGTTTCAGAACTTCCTCCACCC GTATCCAAAGGACTCGGAGAAGCACTTGCTTGCTTTGAAAAGTGGCCTAACTAGGAATCAG GTGTCGAACTGGTTTATAAACGCTCGTGTCCGGCTATGGAAGCCAATGATAGAGGAAATGTGTGCAGAAATGAACAGAAGAAAAGGACGGGAGGAAGACGAAGAAATGGAAGGCAACCACAGAAACCAAATGCGCTTTGAAACTAGGAGATTTACAAGGGATTGA
- the LOC121804915 gene encoding homeobox protein ATH1-like isoform X1, with amino-acid sequence MFDISNIFAFLFLLRVMLERSGLINMQTDETVGGFGLPPTYIVGDAMNKLSGQLTSRVATASDALCPNNILSANRAMSFSSFPQISPFHGADRFLEAIPLPNLSIGTFPYTSIDNHQEKVAIRGCPQNMRYSAVMNGLDAVGPSLDPIPHGYGGLPFAPELTGMVVGRTSLPPPAQPARSCNSREWPVMEQVGFGSHSQDSSQYSNKLSLSLVTSKPSILQGHSTPQEQCLEICCSNGVTSYSLPEHTSSSSKNQSSGSKPLQLPPFLSGSRFLEALQEILAAIACYALENIEDVGINVSYSSISSSNEIEVDQAFVFQMQETSLEAKRKHLLSLLQMVDDQYSQCLDEIHTVTSAFHAVTELEPNLHARFALPTISFMYKSLRERISNHILAIGAHLKEGVTRENKSFEACFIQKQWALQQLSKRDHQLWRPQRGLPETSVSVLRTWMFQNFLHPYPKDSEKHLLALKSGLTRNQVSNWFINARVRLWKPMIEEMCAEMNRRKGREEDEEMEGNHRNQMRFETRRFTRD; translated from the exons ATGTTTGATATATCTAACATTTTTGCATTTCTCTTTCTCTTGCGTGTTATGTTGGAAAGAAGTGGCCTTATCAATATGCAAACAGATGAAACTGTTGGCGGATTCGGGCTGCCTCCGACTTACATAGTCGGAGATGCCATGAACAAGCTTTCTGGCCAGCTAACGAGTCGTGTTGCCACAGCAAGCGATGCTCTCTGTCCCAATAATATCCTATCAGCAAACCGAGCCATGAGTTTCTCCTCGTTCCCCCAAATCAGCCCGTTCCATGGGGCTGATCGGTTTTTAGAGGCCATTCCTCTCCCTAATCTATCCATTGGCACCTTCCCTTATACCTCCATTGACAATCATCAGGAAAAGGTTGCAATTCGGGGATGTCCTCAAAACATGAGATATAGTGCTGTGATGAACGGCCTAGATGCCGTCGGTCCCTCCCTCGATCCAATACCCCATGGCTACGGAGGCCTACCTTTCGCTCCTGAGCTCACTGGGATGGTAGTTGGAAGAACTAGCCTCCCACCACCGGCCCAACCAGCTCGTAGCTGCAACTCAAGGGAATGGCCGGTGATGGAGCAAGTAGGGTTCGGTTCCCACAGCCAAGACTCGTCTCAGTATAGCAACAAGCTATCTCTGAGTCTCGTGACATCAAAGCCTTCCATTCTACAGGGGCACTCAACACCACAGGAGCAGTGCTTGGAGATATGCTGCTCCAATGGTGTGACTAGCTACTCGTTGCCCGAGCATACTTCTTCCAGCAGCAAGAACCAATCATCAGGCTCCAAACCTCTCCAACTTCCACCATTTCTGTCAGGATCAAGGTTTCTCGAGGCCCTGCAAGAAATACTCGCTGCAATAGCTTGCTATGCACTAGAGAACATCGAAGATGTTGGAATAAACGTCTCGTATTCTTCAATAAGCTCCTCCAACGAGATTGAAGTGGATCAAGCGTTTGTGTTTCAAATGCAAGAAACAAGCCTAGAAGCAAAGAGAAAGCATCTCCTATCTCTACTGCAAATG GTTGATGACCAATACAGCCAATGCCTCGATGAAATCCACACGGTCACCTCTGCATTTCATGCTGTGACGGAGCTAGAACCTAATCTGCACGCTCGTTTTGCTCTTCCCACAATCTCGTTCATGTACAAGAGCCTCCGGGAGAGGATCAGCAACCACATTCTTGCAATCGGAGCTCATCTCAAGGAGGGAGTAACGCGAGAAAACAAGTCATTCGAGGCATGCTTCATCCAGAAGCAATGGGCTCTGCAGCAGCTTAGCAAGAGAGATCATCAACTGTGGAGGCCTCAACGAGGCCTCCCGGAAACATCTGTCTCCGTTTTGAGGACATGGATGTTTCAGAACTTCCTCCACCC GTATCCAAAGGACTCGGAGAAGCACTTGCTTGCTTTGAAAAGTGGCCTAACTAGGAATCAG GTGTCGAACTGGTTTATAAACGCTCGTGTCCGGCTATGGAAGCCAATGATAGAGGAAATGTGTGCAGAAATGAACAGAAGAAAAGGACGGGAGGAAGACGAAGAAATGGAAGGCAACCACAGAAACCAAATGCGCTTTGAAACTAGGAGATTTACAAGGGATTGA
- the LOC121805182 gene encoding vacuolar-processing enzyme alpha-isozyme-like — protein sequence MMIRSRYSALAFFILTFSIIAVCDKLSDGGDFIRLPSEARRFFDGDDVGTRWAILLAGSNGYWNYRHQADVCHAYQVLKRGGLKDENIVVFMYDDIANNEENPRRGIIVNSPHGEDVYNGVPKDYVGEHVTVDNFFAVLLGNKTAVKGGSGKVVESGPNDHIFIYYSDHGGPGVLGMPTSPYLYANDLINVLKKKHASGTYNNLVFYLEACESGSIFEGLLPEGLNIYATTAANAEESSWGTYCPGDSPSSTPDEYGTCLADLYSVAWMEDSDAHNLRTETLRQQYQLVKKRTAAGNSYYGSHVMQYGDLKQSLDTLYMYMGTNPANDNFTLLSDNFLWPSSKAVNQRDADLLHFWYKFSKAPEGSTRKFESQQQLTEAMTHRTHVDNNIKLIGKLLFGIERGPKVLNNVRPAGEPLVDDWNCLKSLVRKFETYCGSLSQYGMKHMRSIANICNAGVNVQQMAEASSQACTSFPSNPWSSLHRGFSA from the exons ATGATGATCCGATCCCGCTACTCCGCTCTCGCATTCTTCATCCTAACCTTCTCGATCATCGCCGTGTGTGATAAGCTTTCCGACGGCGGCGATTTTATCAGGCTTCCTTCCGAGGCTCGCCGCTTCTTCGACGGCGATGACGTCGGCACTAGATGGGCTATCCTGTTAGCTGGCTCCAATGGCTACTGGAATTATCGCCACCAG GCTGATGTATGCCATGCGTATCAAGTCCTAAAACGGGGTGGTCTCAAAGATGAAAACATTGTTGTTTTCATGTATGATGATATTGCTAACAATGAAGAAAATCCAAGGCGTGGAATTATCGTCAATAGTCCTCATGGTGAGGATGTCTACAATGGAGTTCCAAAG GATTATGTTGGAGAACATGTTACTGTCGACAACTTTTTTGCCGTCCTTCTTGGGAACAAAACTGCAGTTAAAGGAGGTAGCGGAAAAGTCGTGGAAAGTGGTCCCAAtgatcatatattcatatactACTCCGATCATGGTGGTCCTGGGGTGCTTG GGATGCCTACTAGTCCGTACCTTTATGCAAATGATCTGATCAATGTTTTAAAGAAGAAGCATGCTTCCGGAACATATAACAACTTG GTATTTTACCTTGAAGCATGCGAGTCTGGAAGTATATTCGAAGGTCTTCTTCCTGAAGGCTTGAATATATATGCAACCACGGCAGCTAATGCAGAAGAAAGTAGCTGGGGAACGTACTGTCCAGGAGACTCTCCTAGTTCTACACCTGATGAATACGGGACTTGCTTAGCTGATTTGTATAGTGTTGCATGGATGGAGGACAG TGACGCGCATAATCTACGCACCGAGACTTTGAGACAACAATATCAGCTG GTGAAAAAGAGAACTGCTGCTGGAAATTCTTATTATGGCTCCCATGTCATGCAATATGGTGATCTGAAACAAAGTTTGGATACTCTTTACATGTACATGGGTACAAATCCTGCAAATGATAACTTTACGTTGTTGAGTGATAACTTTCTGTGGCCTTCTTCCAAAGCTGTTAACCAGCGGGATGCAGATCTTCTACATTTTTGGTATAAG TTCAGTAAGGCTCCTGAAGGCTCGACGAGGAAATTTGAATCCCAACAACAACTTACGGAAGCTATGACACATCGAACACACGTAGACAACAATATTAAACTTATAGGAAAACTTCTTTTTGGGATCGAGAGGGGCCCCAAAGTGCTCAACAACGTCAGACCTGCCGGAGAACCTCTTGTTGATGACTGGAATTGCCTTAAATCGCTG GTTCGAAAATTTGAGACTTATTGTGGATCTCTATCCCAATACGGGATGAAACATATGCGTTCCATCGCCAATATCTGCAATGCTGGGGTGAATGTACAGCAAATGGCCGAAGCATCCTCCCAAGCCTGCACCAGTTTCCCTTCTAACCCTTGGAGCTCGCTGCACAGGGGCTTCAGCGCTTGA
- the LOC121804916 gene encoding NADH dehydrogenase [ubiquinone] iron-sulfur protein 7, mitochondrial-like: protein MAQLARNAARLLPRTAPFNHRAALASIHTTTPALAAASSSTPTPYSPSLPPTGSSPPGMSKAAEFVISKVDDLMNYVRRGSIWPMTFGLACCAVEMMHTGAARYDLDRFGIIFRPSPRQSDCMIVAGTLTNKMAPALRKVYDQMPEPRWVISMGSCANGGGYYHYSYSVVRGCDRIVPVDIYVPGCPPTAEALLYGLLQLQKKINRRRDFYHWWTK from the exons ATGGCTCAATTAGCAAGAAATGCAGCTCGTCTACTCCCTCGGACGGCGCCGTTTAACCACCGCGCAGCCCTAGCTTCGATCCACACCACCACCCCCGCTCTCGCCGCAGCTTCCTCCTCCACGCCGACGCCGTACTCGCCCTCCCTCCCACCGACGGGCTCCTCGCCCCCGGGGATGTCCAAGGCGGCGGAATTCGTGATCTCGAAGGTCGATGATCTCATGAACTATGTCCGCCGCGGCTCCATCTGGCCGATGACGTTCGGCCTGGCCTGCTGCGCCGTGGAGATGATGCACACCGGCGCCGCGCGCTACGATTTGGATCGCTTTGGGATTATATTCCGGCCGAGCCCTAGGCAGTCCGATTGCATGATTGTCGCCGGCACTCTCACCAATAAAATGGCCCCTGCGCTCCGCAA AGTCTATGACCAGATGCCTGAGCCACGGTGGGTAATCTCTATGGGAAGCTGTGCAAACGGTGGTGGTTACTACCACTACTCGTACTCTGTTGTCCGAGGTTGTGATAGGATTGTCCCCGTTGACATCTACGTACCTGGCTGTCCACCCACTGCCGAGGCCCTCCTCTATGGACTACTCCAGCTGCAGAAGAAGATCAACAGGCGTAGAGATTTCTATCACTGGTGGACCAAATAA
- the LOC121802987 gene encoding uncharacterized protein DDB_G0283357-like — protein MERKNSHATNRDELQYRSLSRSAATTSSDFVLQWGNRKRLRCMKVHVKGATTNDPAGSDPSKRVNRRVVRSDLLNNNNNSTTKNPIPNPPTFTNGNLNLRHRPTSPPHRILRNSEREIGMRGNSNGVKGLASPDRGERKGASTSNNGHNHRHHHNNKANNSNHNHENNHHSGGGGGGSGSSENAHDIKKGDGDAAVWPKFVIGLTNKEKEEDFMALKGSKLPQRPKKRAKLIQRTLNLVSPGTWLCDLTFERYEVREKKVSKKRPRGLRAMGNMIESDSE, from the exons ATGGAGAGGAAGAATTCCCACGCGACCAATAGAGATGAATTGCAGTACAGATCATTGTCCAGGTCAGCTGCTACGACGTCGTCGGACTTCGTTTTACAGTGGGGGAACCGGAAAAGGTTACGCTGTATGAAGGTCCACGTTAAGGGCGCTACTACTAACGACCCGGCCGGTTCGGATCCGTCAAAGCGGGTGAACCGGCGGGTAGTTAGGTCGGATCTTCTCAATAATAACAATAACAGCACTACAAAGAATCCGATCCCAAATCCACCCACCTTTACCAATGGCAATCTGAACCTCCGCCACCGCCCCACCTCTCCGCCTCATCGAATTCTCAG AAATTCAGAGAGAGAAATTGGTATGCGAGGGAATAGCAATGGTGTGAAGGGGTTGGCCTCTCCGGATAGAGGTGAAAGAAAAGGTGCATCTACTAGCAATAATGGTCAtaaccaccgccaccaccataATAACAAGGCCAATAATAGCAATCACAATCATGAAAACAACCACCatagcggcggcggcggtggtggttcTGGGTCATCGGAGAACGCCCATGATATAAAAAAGGGTGACGGGGATGCTGCGGTGTGGCCCAAGTTTGTGATCGGCTTGACCAacaaggagaaggaggaggatttCATGGCGCTTAAAGGATCCAAGCTTCCTCAACGGCCTAAGAAGCGAGCTAAATTGATTCAGCGCACACTCAAT CTTGTGAGTCCGGGTACGTGGCTATGCGATTTGACCTTCGAACGATATGAGGTCCGTGAGAAGAAGGTTTCCAAGAAG agACCAAGAGGGTTAAGAGCTATGGGAAACATGATCGAATCAGACTCCGAGTAG